A single Anas platyrhynchos isolate ZD024472 breed Pekin duck chromosome 17, IASCAAS_PekinDuck_T2T, whole genome shotgun sequence DNA region contains:
- the LOC101789992 gene encoding uncharacterized protein isoform X6 has protein sequence MHLESCNVMLQAPKLRHRSISMHGPKLCTSTWTSAPPQGAVSGGRASPEWVWARAKGGDCPEDHSTARGLISFVATASPMPWRRAGGCPAWWLQPSSPWLWAMEDEEGYTMLKFGAKRSAPRRQQGSGMAAAISCSSAVPSWDRMETPCSPHPLCPMTQLGCEGGHDPSSSHPTGSPRCQYLVASAGWALSTGLAIAVITLGLRVWQLNGSGQCYVTLNTSATDAENWENGCRGCLERFQLQLKTTLCNAPEMDGRECRLCPRDWLQHGNWCYWVSHESRDWQRSRDDCAQKGSALFIIRNREQMQVLQDVTQGRGYVWIGLAVTGAKGTWTWLDGSVLDTKQWLRTSRH, from the exons ATGCACCTGGAGAGCTGCAACGTGATGCTTCAGGCCCCCAAGCTGCGCCATCGGAGCATCTCCATGCACGGACCCAAGCTCTGCACCAGCACCTGGACCTCTGCGCCTCCCCAGGGTGCTGTGTCTGGAGGAAGAGCATCACCAGAGTGGGTGTGGGCCAGAGCCAAGGGAGGTGACTGCCCCGAAGACCACAGCACCGCTCGAGGCCTCATTTCCTTTGTGGCCACAGCATCGCCGATGCCTTGGCGGAGAGCTGGAGGCTGTCCGGCGTGGTGGCTGCAGCCTTCGTCGCCGTGGCTCTGGGCGATGGAGGATGAGGAAGGCTACACCATGCTGAAGTTTGGGGCAAAACGCAGCGCCCCACGGAGGCAGCAAGGCAGTGGGATGGCAG ctgcaATTTCCTGTTCATCTGCGGTGCCGTCATGGGACCGGATGGAGACACCTtgctccccccatcccctctgCCCCATGACACAGCTGGGCTGTGAGGGTGGGCACGATCCAAGCTCATCTCATCCCACAGGATCCCCTCGATGCCAGTACCTGGTCGCCAGCGCAGGATGGGCTTTGAGCACTGGTTTGGCTATAGCAGTGATAACCCTGGGGCTGAGAG tctgGCAATTGAATGGCTCAGGACAGTGCTATGTGACTCTCAACACATCAGCCACCGATGCTGAAAACTGGGAGAATGGATGCAGAGGCTGCCTGGAGAGATTTCAGCTCCAGCTGAAAACAACCCTGTGCAACGCACCCGAGATGG ATGGCAGAGAGTGCCGGCTGTGTCCCCGGGACTGGTTGCAGCACGGAAACTGGTGTTACTGGGTGTCCCACGAGAGCCGGGACTGGCAGAGGAGCCGGGACGACTGCGCCCAAAAGGGCTCTGCCCTCTTCATCATCCGGAACCGGGAGCAGATG CAGGTGCTCCAGGATGTCACGCAGGGAAGGGGCTACGTCTGGATCGGGCTGGCGGTGACAGGGGCCAAGGGCACCTGGACGTGGCTGGACGGCTCCGTGCTGGACACCAAGCA gtGGCTAAGAACGAGCAGACATTAA
- the LOC110354628 gene encoding tripartite motif-containing protein 10 — protein sequence MASAASRARERGEEGAHHIAPKHRPDPEHLSCGGGTAKSCPERGRLGDAEAISHRNHLRKGNFQPKLHLEHLAEKLKLLGLEGGGEEEQLCSWHKRTFAFRRDAKASCCGAPRACGEAHREEPAQEDREQIHRDLESLKKHREELLELKASGERRCQGYLTQTEAERQKIVSEFRQLRRFLKDQEVILLAQLGELDREVMRRQEEEEAKVSGEISLLDILIWEAERKLEQPTSGFLQSARSTVGRWETSSTRRMMETFSDLERRLRVISQQNDILREALGRFQDILPSELEKEVEPSPGGEGKAFVTLDPDTAHASLVVSRDRRGVRWTDAEQDLPPDPRRFDVFCCVLGHRGFNAGRHSWEVEVVAGGTWALGVARNSLSRRGCLEFRPEEGIWAVGRCGSRYRAFASPPATLPTSGNPRRIQVVLDYEGEQVAFYFAEQLPPVFTFQKACFGGESIFPFFWVGRGSHLRLCP from the exons AtggcttcagctgcttctcgagcaagggaaaggggagaggaaggcGCCCACCACATCGCCCCGAAGCATCGGCCAGATCCTGAGCACCTGAGCTGCGGAGGTGGCACAGCCAAATCCTGTCCAGAGCGAGGAAGGCTCGGAGATGCCGAGGCCATCAGCCACCGAAACCACCTCAGGAAGGGGAATTTCCAACCAAAACTCCACCTGGAGCATTTAGCAGAGAAGCTGAAGCTCTTGGGGCTGGAAGGAGGTGGAGaggaggagcagctctgctcgTGGCATAAGAGGACGTTTGCCTTCAGGAGGGATGCGAAAGCATCCTGCTGCGGTGCACCAAGGGCTTGTGGAGAAGCCCACAGAGAGGAACCTGCCCAGGAGGACAGG gagCAAATTCACAGAGACCTGGAGAGCCTCAAGAAACATAGGGAAGAGCTTTTGGAACTGAAAGCAAGCGGGGAGAGGAGATGCCAGGGGTATTTG ACACAAACAGAGGCCGAGAGGCAGAAAATTGTGTCTGAATTTCGGCAGCTGCGCCGGTTTCTGAAGGACCAGGAGGTCATCCTCCTGGCCCAGCTGGGGGAGCTGGACAGGGAGGTGATgaggaggcaggaggaagaggaggccaAGGTGTCGGGGGAGATTTCGCTCCTCGACATCCTCATCTGGGAGGCGGAGAGGAAACTCGAGCAACCCACGAGTGGATTCCTGCAG AGTGCCAGAAGCACCGTGGGCAG GTGGGAGACGAGCAGCACCCGGAGGATGATGGAGACCTTCTCGGACCTCGAGCGGAGGCTCCGCGTCATTTCTCAACAAAATGACATCCTCAGAGAGGCGCTGGGGAGATTTCAAG ACATTTTACCCTCTGAACTGGAGAAAGAAGTAGAACCATCtccaggaggagagggaaaag CATTTGTCACTCTGGACCCTGATACTGCCCACGCGAGCCTCGTCGTGTCCCGGGACCGCCGGGGGGTGAGGTGGACGGATGCAGAGCAGGATTTGCCCCCCGACCCCAGGCGATTTGATGTCTTCTGCTGCGTGTTGGGCCACCGGGGTTTCAACGCGGGGAGGCATAgctgggaggtggaggtggtggctgGTGGGACCTGGGCCCTCGGTGTGGCCCGAAATTCCCTGTCCAGGAGGGGCTGCTTGGAGTTTCGGCCAGAGGAGGGGATCTGGGCCGTGGGGCGCTGCGGGAGTCGGTACCGAGCTTTCGCCTCCCCCCCAGCCACCCTCCCCACAAGTGGGAATCCCAGGAGGATCCAGGTGGTTCTGGATTACGAGGGGGAACAAGTGGCTTTCTACTTTGCCGAGCAACTCCCCCCTGTCTTTACTTTCCAAAAAGCCTGCTTTGGAGGGGAGAGcatcttccctttcttctgggTGGGGAGAGGCTCCCACCTCCGCCTCTGCCCATGA
- the LOC101789992 gene encoding uncharacterized protein isoform X5: protein MHLESCNVMLQAPKLRHRSISMHGPKLCTSTWTSAPPQGAVSGGRASPEWVWARAKGGDCPEDHSTARGLISFVATASPMPWRRAGGCPAWWLQPSSPWLWAMEDEEGYTMLKFGAKRSAPRRQQGSGMAGSPRCQYLVASAGWALSTGLAIAVITLGLRVWQLNGSGQCYVTLNTSATDAENWENGCRGCLERFQLQLKTTLCNAPEMDGRECRLCPRDWLQHGNWCYWVSHESRDWQRSRDDCAQKGSALFIIRNREQMQVLQDVTQGRGYVWIGLAVTGAKGTWTWLDGSVLDTKHSLPETTGMVAGMTPHTEQEHVPAHGASGTLEQKKREKKKKKREREKKSLSSPSQNLGEGSKKGQHQD from the exons ATGCACCTGGAGAGCTGCAACGTGATGCTTCAGGCCCCCAAGCTGCGCCATCGGAGCATCTCCATGCACGGACCCAAGCTCTGCACCAGCACCTGGACCTCTGCGCCTCCCCAGGGTGCTGTGTCTGGAGGAAGAGCATCACCAGAGTGGGTGTGGGCCAGAGCCAAGGGAGGTGACTGCCCCGAAGACCACAGCACCGCTCGAGGCCTCATTTCCTTTGTGGCCACAGCATCGCCGATGCCTTGGCGGAGAGCTGGAGGCTGTCCGGCGTGGTGGCTGCAGCCTTCGTCGCCGTGGCTCTGGGCGATGGAGGATGAGGAAGGCTACACCATGCTGAAGTTTGGGGCAAAACGCAGCGCCCCACGGAGGCAGCAAGGCAGTGGGATGGCAG GATCCCCTCGATGCCAGTACCTGGTCGCCAGCGCAGGATGGGCTTTGAGCACTGGTTTGGCTATAGCAGTGATAACCCTGGGGCTGAGAG tctgGCAATTGAATGGCTCAGGACAGTGCTATGTGACTCTCAACACATCAGCCACCGATGCTGAAAACTGGGAGAATGGATGCAGAGGCTGCCTGGAGAGATTTCAGCTCCAGCTGAAAACAACCCTGTGCAACGCACCCGAGATGG ATGGCAGAGAGTGCCGGCTGTGTCCCCGGGACTGGTTGCAGCACGGAAACTGGTGTTACTGGGTGTCCCACGAGAGCCGGGACTGGCAGAGGAGCCGGGACGACTGCGCCCAAAAGGGCTCTGCCCTCTTCATCATCCGGAACCGGGAGCAGATG CAGGTGCTCCAGGATGTCACGCAGGGAAGGGGCTACGTCTGGATCGGGCTGGCGGTGACAGGGGCCAAGGGCACCTGGACGTGGCTGGACGGCTCCGTGCTGGACACCAAGCA TTCTCTTCCAGAAACCACGGGGATGGTGGCTGGGATGACCCCTCACACTGAGCAGGAGCACGTACCTGCCCACGGTGCTTCTGGCACTCtggaacagaaaaagagagaaaaaaaaaaaaaaaaaagagagagagagaaaaaaagcctCAGTTCCCCTTCCCAAAATTTGGGGGAAGGCTCCAAGAAAGGGCAACACCAGGATTGA
- the LOC101789992 gene encoding C-type lectin domain family 9 member A isoform X4, with protein MHLESCNVMLQAPKLRHRSISMHGPKLCTSTWTSAPPQGAVSGGRASPEWVWARAKGGDCPEDHSTARGLISFVATASPMPWRRAGGCPAWWLQPSSPWLWAMEDEEGYTMLKFGAKRSAPRRQQGSGMAAAISCSSAVPSWDRMETPCSPHPLCPMTQLGCEGGHDPSSSHPTGSPRCQYLVASAGWALSTGLAIAVITLGLRVWQLNGSGQCYVTLNTSATDAENWENGCRGCLERFQLQLKTTLCNAPEMDGRECRLCPRDWLQHGNWCYWVSHESRDWQRSRDDCAQKGSALFIIRNREQMVLQDVTQGRGYVWIGLAVTGAKGTWTWLDGSVLDTKQFRILGSATSGSCALIKDSQIRSEGCNAESRWVCEKDAVAL; from the exons ATGCACCTGGAGAGCTGCAACGTGATGCTTCAGGCCCCCAAGCTGCGCCATCGGAGCATCTCCATGCACGGACCCAAGCTCTGCACCAGCACCTGGACCTCTGCGCCTCCCCAGGGTGCTGTGTCTGGAGGAAGAGCATCACCAGAGTGGGTGTGGGCCAGAGCCAAGGGAGGTGACTGCCCCGAAGACCACAGCACCGCTCGAGGCCTCATTTCCTTTGTGGCCACAGCATCGCCGATGCCTTGGCGGAGAGCTGGAGGCTGTCCGGCGTGGTGGCTGCAGCCTTCGTCGCCGTGGCTCTGGGCGATGGAGGATGAGGAAGGCTACACCATGCTGAAGTTTGGGGCAAAACGCAGCGCCCCACGGAGGCAGCAAGGCAGTGGGATGGCAG ctgcaATTTCCTGTTCATCTGCGGTGCCGTCATGGGACCGGATGGAGACACCTtgctccccccatcccctctgCCCCATGACACAGCTGGGCTGTGAGGGTGGGCACGATCCAAGCTCATCTCATCCCACAGGATCCCCTCGATGCCAGTACCTGGTCGCCAGCGCAGGATGGGCTTTGAGCACTGGTTTGGCTATAGCAGTGATAACCCTGGGGCTGAGAG tctgGCAATTGAATGGCTCAGGACAGTGCTATGTGACTCTCAACACATCAGCCACCGATGCTGAAAACTGGGAGAATGGATGCAGAGGCTGCCTGGAGAGATTTCAGCTCCAGCTGAAAACAACCCTGTGCAACGCACCCGAGATGG ATGGCAGAGAGTGCCGGCTGTGTCCCCGGGACTGGTTGCAGCACGGAAACTGGTGTTACTGGGTGTCCCACGAGAGCCGGGACTGGCAGAGGAGCCGGGACGACTGCGCCCAAAAGGGCTCTGCCCTCTTCATCATCCGGAACCGGGAGCAGATG GTGCTCCAGGATGTCACGCAGGGAAGGGGCTACGTCTGGATCGGGCTGGCGGTGACAGGGGCCAAGGGCACCTGGACGTGGCTGGACGGCTCCGTGCTGGACACCAAGCA gTTCCGCATCTTGGGCTCGGCCACCAGTGGCAGCTGCGCCCTAATAAAAGATTCCCAAATCCGCTCCGAGGGTTGCAACGCTGAGTCCAGATGGGTCTGTGAGAAGGATGCTGTCGCCCTGTAG
- the LOC101789992 gene encoding C-type lectin domain family 9 member A isoform X3 translates to MHLESCNVMLQAPKLRHRSISMHGPKLCTSTWTSAPPQGAVSGGRASPEWVWARAKGGDCPEDHSTARGLISFVATASPMPWRRAGGCPAWWLQPSSPWLWAMEDEEGYTMLKFGAKRSAPRRQQGSGMAAAISCSSAVPSWDRMETPCSPHPLCPMTQLGCEGGHDPSSSHPTGSPRCQYLVASAGWALSTGLAIAVITLGLRVWQLNGSGQCYVTLNTSATDAENWENGCRGCLERFQLQLKTTLCNAPEMDGRECRLCPRDWLQHGNWCYWVSHESRDWQRSRDDCAQKGSALFIIRNREQMQVLQDVTQGRGYVWIGLAVTGAKGTWTWLDGSVLDTKQFRILGSATSGSCALIKDSQIRSEGCNAESRWVCEKDAVAL, encoded by the exons ATGCACCTGGAGAGCTGCAACGTGATGCTTCAGGCCCCCAAGCTGCGCCATCGGAGCATCTCCATGCACGGACCCAAGCTCTGCACCAGCACCTGGACCTCTGCGCCTCCCCAGGGTGCTGTGTCTGGAGGAAGAGCATCACCAGAGTGGGTGTGGGCCAGAGCCAAGGGAGGTGACTGCCCCGAAGACCACAGCACCGCTCGAGGCCTCATTTCCTTTGTGGCCACAGCATCGCCGATGCCTTGGCGGAGAGCTGGAGGCTGTCCGGCGTGGTGGCTGCAGCCTTCGTCGCCGTGGCTCTGGGCGATGGAGGATGAGGAAGGCTACACCATGCTGAAGTTTGGGGCAAAACGCAGCGCCCCACGGAGGCAGCAAGGCAGTGGGATGGCAG ctgcaATTTCCTGTTCATCTGCGGTGCCGTCATGGGACCGGATGGAGACACCTtgctccccccatcccctctgCCCCATGACACAGCTGGGCTGTGAGGGTGGGCACGATCCAAGCTCATCTCATCCCACAGGATCCCCTCGATGCCAGTACCTGGTCGCCAGCGCAGGATGGGCTTTGAGCACTGGTTTGGCTATAGCAGTGATAACCCTGGGGCTGAGAG tctgGCAATTGAATGGCTCAGGACAGTGCTATGTGACTCTCAACACATCAGCCACCGATGCTGAAAACTGGGAGAATGGATGCAGAGGCTGCCTGGAGAGATTTCAGCTCCAGCTGAAAACAACCCTGTGCAACGCACCCGAGATGG ATGGCAGAGAGTGCCGGCTGTGTCCCCGGGACTGGTTGCAGCACGGAAACTGGTGTTACTGGGTGTCCCACGAGAGCCGGGACTGGCAGAGGAGCCGGGACGACTGCGCCCAAAAGGGCTCTGCCCTCTTCATCATCCGGAACCGGGAGCAGATG CAGGTGCTCCAGGATGTCACGCAGGGAAGGGGCTACGTCTGGATCGGGCTGGCGGTGACAGGGGCCAAGGGCACCTGGACGTGGCTGGACGGCTCCGTGCTGGACACCAAGCA gTTCCGCATCTTGGGCTCGGCCACCAGTGGCAGCTGCGCCCTAATAAAAGATTCCCAAATCCGCTCCGAGGGTTGCAACGCTGAGTCCAGATGGGTCTGTGAGAAGGATGCTGTCGCCCTGTAG
- the LOC101789992 gene encoding uncharacterized protein isoform X2, with amino-acid sequence MHLESCNVMLQAPKLRHRSISMHGPKLCTSTWTSAPPQGAVSGGRASPEWVWARAKGGDCPEDHSTARGLISFVATASPMPWRRAGGCPAWWLQPSSPWLWAMEDEEGYTMLKFGAKRSAPRRQQGSGMAAAISCSSAVPSWDRMETPCSPHPLCPMTQLGCEGGHDPSSSHPTGSPRCQYLVASAGWALSTGLAIAVITLGLRVWQLNGSGQCYVTLNTSATDAENWENGCRGCLERFQLQLKTTLCNAPEMDGRECRLCPRDWLQHGNWCYWVSHESRDWQRSRDDCAQKGSALFIIRNREQMVLQDVTQGRGYVWIGLAVTGAKGTWTWLDGSVLDTKHSLPETTGMVAGMTPHTEQEHVPAHGASGTLEQKKREKKKKKREREKKSLSSPSQNLGEGSKKGQHQD; translated from the exons ATGCACCTGGAGAGCTGCAACGTGATGCTTCAGGCCCCCAAGCTGCGCCATCGGAGCATCTCCATGCACGGACCCAAGCTCTGCACCAGCACCTGGACCTCTGCGCCTCCCCAGGGTGCTGTGTCTGGAGGAAGAGCATCACCAGAGTGGGTGTGGGCCAGAGCCAAGGGAGGTGACTGCCCCGAAGACCACAGCACCGCTCGAGGCCTCATTTCCTTTGTGGCCACAGCATCGCCGATGCCTTGGCGGAGAGCTGGAGGCTGTCCGGCGTGGTGGCTGCAGCCTTCGTCGCCGTGGCTCTGGGCGATGGAGGATGAGGAAGGCTACACCATGCTGAAGTTTGGGGCAAAACGCAGCGCCCCACGGAGGCAGCAAGGCAGTGGGATGGCAG ctgcaATTTCCTGTTCATCTGCGGTGCCGTCATGGGACCGGATGGAGACACCTtgctccccccatcccctctgCCCCATGACACAGCTGGGCTGTGAGGGTGGGCACGATCCAAGCTCATCTCATCCCACAGGATCCCCTCGATGCCAGTACCTGGTCGCCAGCGCAGGATGGGCTTTGAGCACTGGTTTGGCTATAGCAGTGATAACCCTGGGGCTGAGAG tctgGCAATTGAATGGCTCAGGACAGTGCTATGTGACTCTCAACACATCAGCCACCGATGCTGAAAACTGGGAGAATGGATGCAGAGGCTGCCTGGAGAGATTTCAGCTCCAGCTGAAAACAACCCTGTGCAACGCACCCGAGATGG ATGGCAGAGAGTGCCGGCTGTGTCCCCGGGACTGGTTGCAGCACGGAAACTGGTGTTACTGGGTGTCCCACGAGAGCCGGGACTGGCAGAGGAGCCGGGACGACTGCGCCCAAAAGGGCTCTGCCCTCTTCATCATCCGGAACCGGGAGCAGATG GTGCTCCAGGATGTCACGCAGGGAAGGGGCTACGTCTGGATCGGGCTGGCGGTGACAGGGGCCAAGGGCACCTGGACGTGGCTGGACGGCTCCGTGCTGGACACCAAGCA TTCTCTTCCAGAAACCACGGGGATGGTGGCTGGGATGACCCCTCACACTGAGCAGGAGCACGTACCTGCCCACGGTGCTTCTGGCACTCtggaacagaaaaagagagaaaaaaaaaaaaaaaaaagagagagagagaaaaaaagcctCAGTTCCCCTTCCCAAAATTTGGGGGAAGGCTCCAAGAAAGGGCAACACCAGGATTGA
- the LOC101789992 gene encoding uncharacterized protein isoform X1, with translation MHLESCNVMLQAPKLRHRSISMHGPKLCTSTWTSAPPQGAVSGGRASPEWVWARAKGGDCPEDHSTARGLISFVATASPMPWRRAGGCPAWWLQPSSPWLWAMEDEEGYTMLKFGAKRSAPRRQQGSGMAAAISCSSAVPSWDRMETPCSPHPLCPMTQLGCEGGHDPSSSHPTGSPRCQYLVASAGWALSTGLAIAVITLGLRVWQLNGSGQCYVTLNTSATDAENWENGCRGCLERFQLQLKTTLCNAPEMDGRECRLCPRDWLQHGNWCYWVSHESRDWQRSRDDCAQKGSALFIIRNREQMQVLQDVTQGRGYVWIGLAVTGAKGTWTWLDGSVLDTKHSLPETTGMVAGMTPHTEQEHVPAHGASGTLEQKKREKKKKKREREKKSLSSPSQNLGEGSKKGQHQD, from the exons ATGCACCTGGAGAGCTGCAACGTGATGCTTCAGGCCCCCAAGCTGCGCCATCGGAGCATCTCCATGCACGGACCCAAGCTCTGCACCAGCACCTGGACCTCTGCGCCTCCCCAGGGTGCTGTGTCTGGAGGAAGAGCATCACCAGAGTGGGTGTGGGCCAGAGCCAAGGGAGGTGACTGCCCCGAAGACCACAGCACCGCTCGAGGCCTCATTTCCTTTGTGGCCACAGCATCGCCGATGCCTTGGCGGAGAGCTGGAGGCTGTCCGGCGTGGTGGCTGCAGCCTTCGTCGCCGTGGCTCTGGGCGATGGAGGATGAGGAAGGCTACACCATGCTGAAGTTTGGGGCAAAACGCAGCGCCCCACGGAGGCAGCAAGGCAGTGGGATGGCAG ctgcaATTTCCTGTTCATCTGCGGTGCCGTCATGGGACCGGATGGAGACACCTtgctccccccatcccctctgCCCCATGACACAGCTGGGCTGTGAGGGTGGGCACGATCCAAGCTCATCTCATCCCACAGGATCCCCTCGATGCCAGTACCTGGTCGCCAGCGCAGGATGGGCTTTGAGCACTGGTTTGGCTATAGCAGTGATAACCCTGGGGCTGAGAG tctgGCAATTGAATGGCTCAGGACAGTGCTATGTGACTCTCAACACATCAGCCACCGATGCTGAAAACTGGGAGAATGGATGCAGAGGCTGCCTGGAGAGATTTCAGCTCCAGCTGAAAACAACCCTGTGCAACGCACCCGAGATGG ATGGCAGAGAGTGCCGGCTGTGTCCCCGGGACTGGTTGCAGCACGGAAACTGGTGTTACTGGGTGTCCCACGAGAGCCGGGACTGGCAGAGGAGCCGGGACGACTGCGCCCAAAAGGGCTCTGCCCTCTTCATCATCCGGAACCGGGAGCAGATG CAGGTGCTCCAGGATGTCACGCAGGGAAGGGGCTACGTCTGGATCGGGCTGGCGGTGACAGGGGCCAAGGGCACCTGGACGTGGCTGGACGGCTCCGTGCTGGACACCAAGCA TTCTCTTCCAGAAACCACGGGGATGGTGGCTGGGATGACCCCTCACACTGAGCAGGAGCACGTACCTGCCCACGGTGCTTCTGGCACTCtggaacagaaaaagagagaaaaaaaaaaaaaaaaaagagagagagagaaaaaaagcctCAGTTCCCCTTCCCAAAATTTGGGGGAAGGCTCCAAGAAAGGGCAACACCAGGATTGA